From Bacillus oleivorans, the proteins below share one genomic window:
- the pdhA gene encoding pyruvate dehydrogenase (acetyl-transferring) E1 component subunit alpha: MKEHFPIIQYVDPHGNVNQDIDQKLLSEDLVKTFYKHLIRVRTFDRKAISLQRQGRLGTYAIFEGQEAAQVGSALALEPNDWLFPTYRDHGATLTFGHSMPRVFLYWNGRVEGCIPPQGKKIVPPAVPIATQIPQATGAALAEKRKGTKNAAIVYFGDGATSEGDFHEGLNFASVFKAPIVLFNQNNSYAISVPIEKQMNSETIAQKSVSYGIPGIRVDGNDVFAVYYETKKALERAREGAGPTLIEAVTLRLGAHTTADDPTKYRNQEEINQKREEIDPLLRMERYMKNQNLWDETWIESVKEDTIQEIETAIKEMEAFPKPDVNDLFDHVFAEPTWTIQDQKDSYFQMLRGE; the protein is encoded by the coding sequence ATGAAAGAACATTTCCCGATAATTCAGTATGTAGATCCGCATGGGAACGTAAATCAAGACATTGATCAGAAGCTTTTATCAGAGGATTTGGTTAAAACCTTTTATAAGCATCTAATCCGTGTAAGAACGTTTGACCGGAAGGCTATTAGCCTACAGCGCCAAGGCCGGCTTGGCACTTATGCGATATTTGAAGGTCAGGAGGCAGCACAGGTGGGCAGTGCTTTAGCGCTTGAGCCTAATGACTGGCTATTCCCAACTTACCGGGATCATGGGGCAACTTTAACCTTCGGACATTCGATGCCCCGGGTGTTTCTTTATTGGAATGGAAGAGTCGAAGGTTGTATTCCGCCACAAGGAAAAAAGATCGTGCCGCCTGCTGTTCCAATCGCAACGCAAATACCGCAAGCAACTGGTGCGGCTTTAGCAGAAAAAAGAAAGGGCACGAAAAATGCGGCAATTGTATATTTTGGCGATGGAGCTACTTCAGAAGGAGATTTCCATGAAGGACTTAATTTCGCAAGTGTATTTAAAGCTCCAATTGTCTTATTTAATCAAAATAATAGTTATGCGATTTCCGTCCCAATTGAAAAACAAATGAACTCTGAAACGATCGCGCAAAAGTCAGTTTCATATGGAATCCCTGGGATTCGGGTCGATGGCAATGATGTTTTTGCTGTGTATTATGAAACGAAAAAGGCACTTGAACGTGCCCGTGAAGGTGCGGGCCCGACCTTAATCGAGGCGGTCACTTTACGTTTAGGAGCACATACGACAGCAGATGATCCGACGAAATATCGAAATCAGGAAGAAATCAATCAGAAAAGAGAGGAAATAGATCCACTTTTAAGAATGGAACGATACATGAAAAATCAGAATTTATGGGATGAAACATGGATTGAGTCGGTTAAAGAGGATACGATCCAAGAAATTGAGACTGCGATTAAAGAGATGGAAGCTTTTCCTAAGCCTGACGTGAATGACCTATTTGATCACGTATTTGCTGAACCAACTTGGACGATTCAGGATCAGAAGGATTCCTACTTTCAAATGTTAAGGGGTGAATAA
- a CDS encoding alpha-ketoacid dehydrogenase subunit beta has translation MAVETSTKTKKLTMVQAITDGMRTMLRENENVLVLGEDVGKNGGVFRATDGLQAEFGEDRVIDTPLSESGIVGVSIGMAMNGLLPIAEIQFLGFIYPAYEQIMTHATRMRMRTKGIYTVPLVIRAPYGAGVRAPEIHSDSVETLFTHMPGIKVVCPSTPYDAKGLLIASMEDPDPVLFMEPMRCYRSSREDVPEEKYSIEIGKAKTFQTGEDVTVITWGAMVPICQQAVKSAEEKGISCELIDLRTLYPLDRDAISQSVQKTGRVVIVHEAHATGGVSNDVMAIINDTSFLYLKAPIQRVTGFDVPVPFFALEDHYLPTPKRVLKAITDAAQF, from the coding sequence ATGGCAGTTGAAACGTCAACCAAAACAAAAAAACTAACGATGGTGCAGGCTATTACAGATGGAATGCGGACAATGCTTCGTGAAAACGAAAATGTTTTAGTTTTAGGGGAAGACGTTGGAAAAAACGGCGGAGTGTTTCGTGCAACGGATGGGCTTCAGGCAGAATTCGGTGAAGATCGGGTCATTGACACGCCATTAAGCGAGTCAGGAATTGTTGGAGTTTCGATCGGCATGGCTATGAATGGGCTTTTGCCAATTGCAGAAATTCAATTTTTAGGCTTCATTTATCCTGCCTATGAACAAATTATGACCCATGCAACGAGAATGAGAATGCGGACAAAGGGAATCTATACAGTACCACTTGTGATTAGGGCTCCCTACGGGGCAGGGGTTCGTGCCCCTGAAATCCATTCAGATAGCGTCGAAACCCTCTTTACCCATATGCCTGGGATTAAAGTAGTTTGTCCTTCTACTCCTTACGATGCGAAAGGCTTGTTAATCGCAAGTATGGAGGATCCCGATCCTGTCCTATTTATGGAACCGATGCGCTGTTACCGTTCAAGCCGTGAAGATGTACCGGAAGAAAAATATTCTATTGAAATCGGGAAGGCAAAAACTTTCCAAACTGGAGAGGACGTTACTGTCATTACATGGGGAGCAATGGTCCCTATTTGTCAGCAAGCTGTTAAATCAGCTGAAGAAAAAGGGATTTCTTGCGAGCTGATTGATTTGCGGACTCTTTATCCGCTTGACCGTGATGCAATTAGCCAATCAGTTCAAAAGACGGGCCGGGTTGTAATTGTTCATGAAGCTCATGCTACTGGAGGAGTTTCTAATGATGTGATGGCGATTATTAACGATACATCTTTTCTCTATTTAAAAGCTCCGATTCAAAGAGTAACAGGCTTTGACGTGCCTGTCCCGTTTTTCGCTTTAGAAGATCACTATTTACCTACACCAAAACGAGTTTTAAAAGCTATTACAGATGCTGCTCAATTTTAG
- a CDS encoding dihydrolipoamide acetyltransferase family protein — protein sequence MLEVKLHDIGEGMTEGEIIHYFVKPGDHVKSDQPLVEVQTDKMVAELPSPADGIVKEIIVEPGTTVTVGTTLILIEAKGGAAAPEKQPTVETSAAEEIHKLKPADKTLKQKRVVLAAPYTRKIARDNGVEIDRITGTGPAGRITDEDVYRYIDSLKGNDEAAVAIDTRVKETLLSPQRAAEKKDEETIAFNGRRKQIAKKMVQSLYTIPHVTHFEELEITELMKMKKQLKDAGKNVSLGAFFVKAVQLALQHYPIFNAYLDEEQGVIRLKKEYNIGLATDTEEGLIVPVIHQVEKKSILTIHHEMKECTKKALENKLSAKDLQGSTFTISNVGPLGSIGATPIINYPETALLAFHKTKERPIVKNGEIVIGNVMNVSMSFDHRVADGATAVAFTNRLAELLENPSLLLVELV from the coding sequence ATGCTTGAGGTGAAGCTTCATGATATTGGGGAGGGCATGACAGAAGGGGAAATTATCCATTATTTTGTCAAGCCTGGGGATCATGTTAAAAGCGATCAGCCGCTAGTGGAGGTTCAAACCGATAAAATGGTGGCAGAGCTCCCTAGTCCTGCTGACGGGATTGTTAAAGAAATCATAGTAGAGCCCGGAACAACTGTAACAGTTGGCACCACACTGATTTTAATTGAAGCGAAGGGTGGTGCAGCAGCACCGGAAAAACAACCAACAGTTGAAACAAGCGCTGCAGAGGAAATCCATAAACTAAAACCAGCAGATAAAACTCTAAAACAAAAGAGGGTTGTATTAGCGGCACCTTACACACGAAAAATCGCTCGTGATAACGGAGTCGAAATTGACCGGATTACTGGAACAGGACCTGCAGGGAGAATCACTGATGAAGATGTTTATCGATATATCGATTCGTTAAAGGGGAATGATGAGGCTGCGGTAGCCATTGATACAAGGGTCAAAGAAACACTGCTCTCACCACAACGAGCCGCAGAGAAAAAGGATGAGGAAACCATTGCTTTTAACGGGCGGAGAAAACAAATTGCCAAAAAAATGGTCCAATCTCTTTATACGATTCCACATGTCACCCACTTCGAAGAACTAGAAATCACCGAATTAATGAAAATGAAAAAGCAATTAAAAGATGCGGGAAAAAATGTTTCATTAGGGGCTTTTTTTGTAAAGGCAGTCCAACTAGCCTTACAGCATTATCCGATTTTTAATGCTTATTTGGATGAAGAGCAAGGTGTAATCAGACTTAAAAAGGAATACAACATTGGTCTCGCTACCGATACGGAAGAGGGTCTAATTGTACCGGTCATTCATCAGGTTGAAAAGAAGTCTATCTTAACGATTCATCATGAAATGAAAGAATGTACAAAAAAAGCACTGGAAAATAAACTCTCAGCTAAAGACCTCCAAGGCAGCACCTTTACGATTTCAAATGTGGGTCCTCTTGGCAGCATTGGGGCAACTCCAATTATTAATTATCCAGAAACAGCTCTCCTCGCCTTCCATAAAACGAAAGAACGACCAATTGTTAAAAATGGAGAGATTGTAATCGGGAATGTAATGAATGTCTCAATGTCTTTTGATCATAGGGTTGCAGATGGAGCGACAGCCGTAGCCTTTACAAATCGGTTAGCTGAATTACTAGAAAATCCAAGTCTATTACTAGTGGAGCTGGTCTAA
- the lpdA gene encoding dihydrolipoyl dehydrogenase codes for MVVGELAMERDVIIIGGGPGGYSAAIRAAQLGKEVTLVEKNHMGGVCLNEGCIPSKVFAEAAKQSQAFPHFEKLGFEMEKPNFDITKLQTYKNQVITQLRAGVEALCKANKIERIEGSATFLSDDRIGVENGHQFDVYRFNHAIIATGNRAIPHFNGTKNIVNERTVYSIEKIPSSLIVSGGDYLALEVAFSYAALGSTVTCICEEREFSYLDEAISKELKRQFKKKKIKFISGEITKVVQAENIIEIQVKNSKGEIHQLLGEYFYSSASYEANISDLGIDRLGMKLDESGFILVDSQCRTSVRNLYAIGDVTGGKQLAVKAIRQGKVAAEVLSGIPSEWDDSYLPTVVHTIPSIAAVGMTEEEAQEISLEYEVGQFSIAGNGYAGLREQKDGFVKVLKENGTDRVIGVHILGDGAVELISSGVLALEMVARDEDLLFPSYPHPSMNEALLEAVEAIKGQAIHQAPAKKEVSAK; via the coding sequence ATGGTTGTTGGAGAATTAGCGATGGAACGTGATGTCATCATTATTGGCGGTGGACCCGGCGGATATTCAGCTGCAATTCGTGCTGCTCAATTAGGGAAAGAAGTAACACTGGTTGAGAAAAATCATATGGGCGGTGTCTGCTTAAATGAAGGGTGTATTCCTTCAAAAGTATTTGCGGAAGCAGCTAAACAAAGCCAAGCATTTCCCCATTTCGAAAAGCTGGGCTTTGAGATGGAGAAGCCTAACTTTGATATTACAAAGCTTCAAACTTATAAGAATCAAGTTATTACACAGCTAAGAGCGGGTGTAGAGGCACTGTGTAAAGCGAATAAAATTGAAAGAATTGAAGGAAGTGCCACCTTTTTATCTGATGACCGAATTGGAGTAGAAAACGGCCACCAGTTTGATGTATATCGGTTTAATCACGCCATTATTGCAACGGGGAATCGGGCAATTCCACATTTTAATGGAACCAAGAACATCGTCAACGAAAGAACTGTGTATAGTATCGAAAAAATTCCTTCCTCATTGATTGTAAGCGGAGGAGACTATTTGGCACTTGAAGTGGCATTTTCCTATGCGGCTTTAGGAAGTACAGTAACCTGTATTTGTGAAGAACGCGAATTTTCTTATCTCGATGAAGCTATTTCAAAGGAATTAAAAAGACAGTTCAAGAAGAAAAAAATTAAATTTATATCAGGCGAAATTACAAAGGTTGTACAAGCCGAGAATATCATTGAAATTCAAGTAAAGAATTCTAAAGGTGAGATACATCAGCTTTTGGGCGAATATTTTTACAGCAGCGCAAGCTATGAAGCCAATATATCTGACTTAGGAATTGACCGCCTCGGAATGAAGCTTGACGAATCAGGATTTATTTTAGTAGATTCACAATGTCGTACCTCGGTAAGAAATCTATATGCTATTGGTGATGTTACGGGTGGTAAACAGCTCGCGGTCAAAGCGATTCGACAAGGAAAGGTGGCTGCAGAAGTTTTGTCAGGGATTCCTTCTGAGTGGGATGATTCCTATCTGCCGACTGTTGTCCATACAATCCCTTCGATTGCAGCGGTCGGAATGACAGAGGAAGAAGCACAGGAAATCAGCCTGGAATATGAAGTCGGCCAATTTTCGATAGCCGGCAATGGCTATGCTGGCTTAAGGGAACAAAAGGACGGCTTTGTAAAAGTTTTAAAAGAAAACGGAACAGACCGAGTGATAGGCGTTCATATATTAGGCGACGGTGCAGTAGAATTAATTTCATCTGGCGTTCTTGCCCTAGAAATGGTGGCTAGGGACGAGGATCTTCTCTTTCCTTCCTATCCGCACCCAAGTATGAATGAAGCATTGTTAGAGGCGGTGGAAGCGATTAAGGGGCAGGCGATTCACCAGGCACCGGCTAAAAAAGAAGTTTCGGCAAAATAG
- a CDS encoding HAD family hydrolase has protein sequence MIFDFDGTIIDTESLWFEVYRDMLLSHFDYSLQIDDFSKVIGTNDDSLIKQLEREIGKKFNPVSFSAITVAEVEKKTKSLSLREGVLELIISLQSKGIKLAIASSSSRKWIQSHLEAFELTSYFPVIVSSDDVARVKPDPELYKKALERLGITAANRAVAVEDSGHGAIASIAAGIQTFVVPNPVTSFIQFPKEVIKFDSFQDLRKALEGALNDKTSV, from the coding sequence GTGATTTTTGATTTTGACGGAACGATTATCGATACCGAAAGTCTATGGTTTGAAGTGTACCGTGATATGCTGCTGTCACACTTTGACTATTCTTTACAGATTGACGATTTTTCAAAGGTAATCGGAACAAACGATGATAGTCTTATTAAGCAGCTGGAAAGAGAAATTGGTAAAAAATTTAATCCCGTAAGTTTTTCTGCTATAACCGTGGCTGAAGTTGAAAAGAAAACGAAGTCTCTTTCCTTAAGGGAAGGAGTATTAGAGCTAATCATCTCCTTACAATCAAAAGGAATTAAATTGGCGATAGCCTCTAGTTCTAGTCGTAAATGGATCCAATCCCATTTGGAAGCATTCGAGCTGACCTCTTATTTCCCTGTTATTGTATCAAGTGATGATGTGGCGAGAGTAAAGCCCGATCCAGAGCTTTATAAAAAAGCTTTAGAAAGGCTAGGGATAACGGCAGCAAATCGAGCAGTAGCTGTCGAGGACTCAGGACATGGGGCAATAGCGTCAATAGCTGCTGGAATCCAAACTTTTGTGGTACCGAATCCAGTCACGTCTTTCATACAGTTTCCTAAAGAAGTCATAAAATTTGATAGTTTTCAAGATTTAAGAAAAGCATTAGAGGGGGCACTTAATGACAAGACATCAGTGTAA
- the yeiL gene encoding transcriptional regulator YeiL, producing the protein MEILKNGKRQLYLDKYSIAHLFSFPIEEFIQVHEYKRDEWIIQEGMRPDFLFYVIEGKAKIYITHHNGKVSLINFVNTNDYIGEMELLNEVYYTKGIQSSTKTICFAIPIHRCRVQILEDATFLRELTKFLSVKATQMATKYSQSLAFPLKNLLADFILQTADEGVYKEKHVTVCDFLGVSYRHLLHVLAQFCDKGYLQKEGNRFCIKQYDRLYELAEMLRNK; encoded by the coding sequence ATGGAAATTTTAAAAAATGGAAAAAGGCAACTTTATTTGGATAAGTACTCCATTGCGCATTTATTTTCTTTTCCGATTGAAGAGTTTATACAAGTGCATGAATATAAACGCGATGAATGGATTATTCAAGAAGGCATGAGACCGGATTTTTTATTCTATGTGATAGAAGGAAAAGCAAAAATTTATATAACGCATCATAATGGGAAAGTTTCATTAATTAATTTTGTCAATACCAATGATTATATTGGGGAAATGGAATTATTAAATGAGGTTTATTATACAAAAGGGATTCAATCCTCCACTAAGACTATTTGTTTTGCAATTCCAATTCATCGCTGTCGTGTACAAATTCTAGAAGATGCAACATTTCTGCGGGAACTAACCAAGTTTTTAAGTGTAAAAGCAACACAAATGGCAACAAAGTATTCTCAAAGTCTAGCCTTCCCGCTTAAAAACCTGCTGGCGGATTTCATTTTGCAAACCGCTGATGAAGGGGTCTATAAGGAGAAGCACGTAACTGTTTGTGATTTTTTAGGCGTCTCCTATCGACACTTATTGCATGTACTTGCACAATTTTGTGATAAAGGGTATTTGCAAAAGGAAGGAAATCGCTTTTGCATTAAGCAGTATGATCGACTATATGAGCTAGCTGAGATGCTGAGGAATAAGTGA
- a CDS encoding MFS transporter, with product MNTQRWMSRQFFSFYMTWGIFLPFWTGWMIDTKGITISQASLIMSLGLVVRGFSTLVAFPYLSEKFSSKALLNGMAIGSLISIFSFIPASSLASLIVVTLLLHFFYPTLMPALDSAAGALVQSKQLKHYGKSRSWGSIGFVVCGMFLTVFTGAFGDEVILWAMLLGISVFVCLGFMRTPVVLSEKPKRVKSKKGGMLKLFHIKHFGLVLVIVIFLQAAHASYYSYGYIFLLDIHAPEYLIGMIINIAVIAEIIFFLIADRSFHKFSVGSLLTLAALGSTVRWILVFAFPNVILFSIAQTLHACSFAMGHYAFMKYLIKNIPHQQIPKAQGMYSALALSWSTAVFTIFGGYLYEIEPRFAFIGMIVCTIPSMLLAIFYRNLELRKEASVAI from the coding sequence TTGAATACACAACGCTGGATGAGCAGACAGTTTTTTAGTTTTTATATGACATGGGGGATTTTTCTGCCTTTTTGGACAGGATGGATGATTGATACAAAAGGAATTACCATTTCACAAGCCAGCTTAATTATGAGCCTGGGTTTGGTTGTAAGAGGCTTTTCTACATTAGTTGCGTTTCCTTATTTATCGGAGAAATTTAGCAGTAAAGCATTATTAAATGGGATGGCAATCGGATCGCTAATTTCTATTTTTAGTTTTATTCCAGCAAGTTCCCTTGCCAGCTTAATTGTGGTAACGTTACTTTTGCATTTCTTTTATCCAACGTTGATGCCTGCTTTAGATAGCGCGGCTGGCGCCCTTGTGCAAAGTAAACAATTAAAACATTACGGGAAGAGTCGATCGTGGGGGTCGATCGGGTTTGTTGTTTGCGGCATGTTCTTAACCGTCTTTACCGGGGCGTTTGGCGATGAAGTGATTTTATGGGCGATGTTACTCGGCATATCGGTATTCGTATGTCTTGGTTTTATGCGTACACCCGTTGTATTATCTGAAAAACCTAAAAGAGTTAAAAGCAAAAAAGGCGGCATGTTAAAATTATTTCACATCAAACACTTTGGTTTGGTACTCGTTATTGTCATTTTTCTGCAAGCAGCACACGCTTCTTACTACAGCTATGGCTATATATTTTTACTAGATATCCATGCACCCGAATATTTAATTGGCATGATTATAAATATTGCTGTGATTGCAGAAATTATTTTCTTCTTAATCGCAGATCGAAGCTTTCATAAATTTTCAGTAGGTTCGTTGCTGACGCTAGCGGCACTTGGTTCAACTGTACGTTGGATATTGGTATTTGCTTTTCCAAATGTTATTCTTTTCTCTATTGCGCAAACATTGCATGCATGCTCATTTGCAATGGGGCATTATGCCTTTATGAAATACTTAATCAAAAATATTCCGCATCAGCAGATTCCGAAAGCACAAGGCATGTATTCAGCGCTGGCACTAAGCTGGAGTACTGCAGTGTTCACGATTTTCGGCGGCTATTTATACGAAATCGAGCCCAGATTCGCTTTTATCGGGATGATTGTTTGTACGATTCCATCGATGCTGCTTGCAATTTTTTATCGGAATTTGGAACTTAGAAAGGAAGCTTCTGTTGCCATATAG
- the helD gene encoding RNA polymerase recycling motor HelD, producing the protein MSVKDHPDFDAEVKRLQFTKKYMDAVILTAETSSEQFKENMKLAFEDLDDSDSSLSYTELLANARFFEMSKADLEKLKKLRAKPYFARIDFLREGQKEKEIYYIGKTSLYKRENQEPIIVDWRSPIANLYYEGRIGNESYKAEGEVYHGDLSLKRQYVIEEGELEEVRDIDLTTNDEILQESLAKSASNRLTDIINTIQEEQNRVIRADLNKPIIVQGAAGSGKTTIALHRISYFIYNYAEYFQPENLMILAPSRLFIDYISEVLPELGVEKVKQFTFTDFVLQCIGVKVNVINDQKLIQLVEQDSDEVKTAAAISGLKGSRLMKQILDRYIEHIEYTFRATEDVYVDKYKIFTAKKWTALFRDDYQYLPIYRRVEKLKLVLQNDVRQKKKQMVDKIVQFYDDKIEKAIYRMKDPKKRQAYVSEALDRKELRVKEIQKAIRNAVPQYIRKFPRKKLLEYYEDLFENPERLIRFSDGKLTHKQAQVLCSYSLNLIAKKKFEMEDLAPLLYLQQALFGIDPHYRAKNVVIDEAQDYSYLQFASLKAALETDMFTVVGDLAQGIHSYRGMTDWQLIKTDLFPRATYVELQKSYRTTVEIMEEANKLLPLIPEKTPKVEPVVRHGEKPYFIQIRDKEDIIAQVEKWISSYKEEGFQTFAIIGKTMKDCRQLAKILERSNKFSTQLLHEQDQLKKENVVIVPSYLVKGLEFDVVFIVALDEAFRKEVELDVKLLYVSMTRPLHRLLFLGKKQSDFILVN; encoded by the coding sequence ATGTCTGTAAAAGATCACCCTGATTTTGATGCAGAGGTCAAACGTTTGCAATTTACGAAAAAGTACATGGATGCTGTGATTTTAACAGCCGAAACGAGTTCGGAGCAGTTTAAGGAAAATATGAAATTGGCATTTGAGGACCTCGATGATTCGGATTCCAGTTTAAGTTATACCGAATTATTAGCAAACGCACGTTTCTTTGAAATGTCAAAGGCCGACCTTGAGAAACTGAAAAAGCTCCGTGCCAAGCCTTACTTTGCTCGAATTGACTTTTTAAGAGAGGGTCAAAAAGAAAAGGAAATCTACTACATCGGCAAAACTTCCCTTTACAAACGAGAAAATCAAGAACCGATTATTGTTGACTGGCGTTCTCCGATTGCGAACCTTTATTACGAAGGCCGAATTGGGAATGAGTCCTACAAGGCTGAAGGAGAGGTCTATCATGGTGACCTATCCTTAAAAAGACAGTATGTCATCGAAGAAGGGGAACTTGAAGAAGTTCGGGATATTGACCTTACAACCAATGATGAAATCCTGCAGGAATCCTTAGCCAAAAGTGCCAGCAATCGCCTCACCGATATTATTAATACCATTCAAGAAGAACAGAACCGTGTAATCCGCGCAGATTTAAACAAACCCATTATAGTTCAAGGGGCAGCGGGAAGCGGAAAAACCACAATTGCGTTACACAGAATTTCCTATTTTATTTATAACTATGCAGAGTATTTCCAGCCAGAAAATTTGATGATTTTAGCACCGAGCAGGTTGTTCATTGATTATATTTCAGAAGTCCTGCCGGAACTTGGAGTTGAAAAAGTTAAACAATTTACCTTTACAGACTTTGTGCTTCAATGCATCGGGGTGAAAGTAAACGTAATCAATGACCAGAAGCTGATTCAGTTAGTTGAACAAGATTCAGATGAAGTCAAAACGGCTGCAGCCATTTCTGGTTTAAAAGGCTCTAGGCTTATGAAGCAAATCCTAGATCGATATATCGAGCATATTGAATATACGTTCCGTGCTACAGAAGATGTATATGTTGATAAATACAAGATTTTTACGGCAAAAAAGTGGACCGCACTTTTTCGGGACGACTATCAATACTTGCCGATTTATCGCCGTGTGGAGAAGCTGAAGCTAGTTTTACAAAATGATGTACGGCAAAAGAAGAAGCAAATGGTCGATAAAATCGTTCAGTTTTACGATGATAAAATTGAAAAAGCGATTTACCGGATGAAGGACCCTAAAAAGAGACAAGCTTATGTGTCGGAAGCCTTGGACCGGAAAGAACTGAGGGTAAAAGAAATCCAAAAAGCCATTCGGAATGCAGTGCCGCAATATATAAGAAAGTTTCCAAGGAAAAAACTCTTGGAGTATTACGAAGATCTATTTGAAAACCCCGAACGTTTAATCCGATTTTCAGATGGAAAGCTCACACACAAACAAGCCCAAGTTTTATGTTCGTATAGCCTAAACCTAATTGCTAAGAAAAAATTTGAAATGGAGGATCTTGCTCCATTACTTTATCTGCAGCAAGCCCTTTTTGGAATCGACCCGCACTACCGGGCAAAGAATGTTGTAATTGATGAAGCCCAAGATTATAGCTATCTTCAGTTTGCCTCATTAAAAGCAGCGCTCGAAACGGATATGTTTACCGTAGTTGGGGACTTAGCGCAAGGGATTCATTCTTATCGGGGAATGACCGACTGGCAATTAATAAAAACGGATTTGTTTCCGCGAGCTACCTATGTAGAATTACAGAAAAGTTACCGGACAACTGTTGAAATCATGGAGGAAGCCAACAAACTCCTTCCTTTGATCCCTGAGAAGACTCCTAAAGTTGAGCCGGTCGTTCGTCATGGAGAGAAGCCATACTTTATTCAGATTCGAGATAAAGAGGACATTATTGCACAAGTAGAGAAATGGATTTCCAGCTATAAAGAAGAAGGGTTCCAGACCTTTGCAATCATCGGAAAAACGATGAAGGATTGTCGTCAACTTGCAAAAATTCTAGAGCGAAGCAATAAATTCTCAACCCAGTTGCTTCATGAGCAGGATCAGCTTAAAAAAGAGAATGTCGTAATAGTGCCTTCCTATTTGGTAAAGGGACTAGAATTTGATGTGGTCTTTATTGTCGCTCTTGATGAAGCATTTCGAAAAGAAGTGGAATTAGATGTGAAGCTGTTGTATGTTTCCATGACAAGACCGCTGCATCGATTGCTGTTTCTCGGGAAAAAACAAAGTGATTTCATATTGGTGAATTAG
- a CDS encoding DUF4352 domain-containing protein: protein MKLKLFPILFSLLLILGACGAATDEGNEAADNGGDTAENGGAAEENGDQEQAQEDENQDEAQAATIGDTVEVEGVKITLESVEVYEGEINQFQPLTQDHAIVANLVVENTNQEAYFIDNTEFTLYDAEGFELTQALPSEDMALSTELPGGKKVKGTVYFDVPAQEGEWELRYESMASFDGEAAVWRFPAK from the coding sequence ATGAAGCTAAAACTTTTTCCGATTTTATTTAGTTTATTACTGATACTTGGCGCTTGCGGAGCTGCCACAGATGAGGGCAATGAAGCTGCTGATAACGGAGGCGACACAGCCGAAAATGGCGGGGCTGCTGAAGAAAATGGAGATCAGGAACAAGCACAGGAAGATGAAAATCAAGATGAAGCTCAAGCAGCAACGATAGGAGATACTGTTGAAGTTGAAGGGGTTAAAATCACCCTTGAAAGTGTTGAGGTGTACGAAGGCGAAATTAATCAATTTCAGCCATTAACACAAGATCATGCAATCGTTGCAAATTTAGTTGTAGAGAATACCAATCAAGAAGCCTATTTTATTGATAATACCGAATTTACTTTATATGACGCAGAAGGTTTTGAACTGACTCAAGCTTTACCTTCTGAGGACATGGCTTTATCTACCGAACTTCCTGGCGGAAAAAAAGTCAAAGGTACCGTTTACTTTGATGTTCCGGCTCAAGAAGGTGAGTGGGAGCTCAGATACGAATCAATGGCGTCCTTTGACGGCGAAGCGGCTGTTTGGAGATTTCCAGCCAAATAA